The proteins below come from a single Serratia ficaria genomic window:
- a CDS encoding amino acid aminotransferase: MFQNVDAYAGDPILSLMEKFKKDPRAHKVNLSIGLYYNEQGIIPQMRAVAAAEAQLNSVEHGASVYLPMEGLQPYRTAIQQLLFGAQHPMLQQGRIATIQTVGGSGALKVGADFLKSYFPDSQVWVSDPTWENHVAIFGGAGFKVNTYPYFDAESLGVKFDAMLSALRQLPQHSIALLHPCCHNPTGSDLTAAQWDEVVKVIADRALIPFLDIAYQGFGGGMDQDAYAIRAIAAAGLPCLVSNSFSKIFSLYGERVGGLSVVCESEEAAGRVLGQLKATVRRNYSSPPNFGAQVVAKVLNDAQLKAQWLDEVENMRTRILEMRKTLVEALKNALPQRNFDYLLEQRGMFSYTGFSAAQVDRLREEFGVYLIHSGRMCVAGLNHNNVHQVAEAFAAVQ, from the coding sequence GTGTTCCAGAACGTTGACGCCTATGCCGGCGATCCTATTCTGTCGCTGATGGAAAAATTCAAAAAAGACCCGCGTGCGCACAAGGTGAACCTGAGTATCGGTCTGTACTACAACGAGCAGGGCATCATCCCGCAGATGCGGGCGGTCGCCGCGGCGGAAGCGCAGCTGAACAGCGTCGAGCACGGCGCGTCGGTGTATCTGCCGATGGAAGGCCTGCAGCCTTACCGCACCGCCATCCAGCAGCTGCTGTTCGGCGCGCAGCACCCGATGCTGCAGCAGGGGCGCATCGCCACCATTCAGACCGTCGGCGGCTCCGGCGCGTTGAAAGTGGGCGCCGACTTCCTGAAAAGCTATTTCCCGGATTCGCAGGTGTGGGTCAGCGACCCGACCTGGGAAAACCACGTCGCCATCTTCGGCGGCGCCGGCTTCAAGGTGAACACCTACCCGTACTTCGACGCCGAAAGCCTGGGCGTGAAGTTCGACGCCATGCTGAGCGCCTTGCGGCAGCTGCCGCAGCACAGCATTGCGCTGCTGCACCCGTGCTGCCACAACCCGACCGGCTCCGATCTGACCGCCGCCCAATGGGACGAGGTGGTCAAGGTGATTGCCGATCGCGCGCTGATCCCGTTCCTCGACATCGCCTATCAGGGCTTTGGCGGCGGCATGGATCAGGACGCCTACGCCATTCGCGCCATCGCCGCGGCGGGCCTGCCGTGCCTGGTGAGCAACTCGTTCTCGAAAATCTTCTCGCTGTACGGCGAGCGCGTCGGCGGCCTGTCGGTGGTGTGCGAAAGCGAAGAGGCGGCCGGCCGCGTGCTGGGCCAGCTGAAGGCGACCGTGCGCCGCAACTACTCCAGCCCGCCGAACTTCGGCGCGCAGGTGGTGGCCAAGGTGTTGAACGACGCGCAGCTGAAAGCCCAGTGGCTGGACGAAGTGGAAAACATGCGCACCCGCATCCTCGAAATGCGCAAAACGCTGGTGGAGGCGTTGAAAAACGCGCTGCCGCAGCGCAACTTCGACTACCTGCTGGAACAGCGCGGCATGTTCAGCTACACCGGCTTCAGCGCGGCGCAGGTCGATCGCCTGCGCGAAGAGTTTGGCGTCTATCTGATCCACAGCGGCCGCATGTGCGTCGCCGGCCTGAACCACAACAACGTGCACCAGGTGGCCGAGGCATTTGCCGCAGTGCAGTAA
- a CDS encoding Lrp/AsnC family transcriptional regulator, protein MYNIDDFDMKILTLLQANGRLTNQELSELVGLSASQCSRRRISLEQAQLIRGYHARLAPEAVGLGLVGLIEVSLITHAQEQIDSFHQMLEEVDAVLDAYKTTGDADYLLKVAVADLPALSDFISQTLSQHKSVAHIKTAVVLNRIKENGLLPVAR, encoded by the coding sequence ATGTACAACATTGACGATTTTGATATGAAAATCCTGACGCTGTTACAGGCCAACGGCCGTCTGACCAATCAGGAGCTGAGCGAGCTGGTGGGGTTGTCGGCTTCGCAATGTTCGCGGCGGCGCATCAGCCTGGAGCAGGCGCAGCTGATCCGCGGCTACCATGCGCGCCTGGCGCCGGAAGCGGTCGGGCTGGGCCTGGTGGGGCTGATCGAGGTCAGCCTGATCACCCACGCGCAGGAGCAGATCGACAGTTTTCATCAGATGCTGGAAGAGGTGGACGCGGTCCTTGACGCCTACAAAACCACCGGCGACGCCGACTACCTGCTGAAGGTGGCGGTGGCGGATCTGCCGGCGCTGAGCGATTTCATCAGCCAGACGCTGTCGCAGCACAAAAGCGTGGCGCATATCAAAACGGCGGTGGTGCTGAACAGGATCAAGGAAAACGGTTTGTTGCCGGTGGCGAGATAA
- a CDS encoding transporter substrate-binding domain-containing protein, translated as MKKLLPLALLVAAGSASAQSHLDKVVQQKTLEVCTTGDYKPYTFLQEDGSYRGIDIDMAESLAKSLGAKVKWVKTSWKTLTPDFVSGKCDIAMGGISVTLERQKQVFFADKLDTDGKIPLVRCTDVKKYRTIEQINRPSVRLLEPAGGTNEAFVHAYLPKAKLTLTHDNVGIFQQLVDRKADVMITDASEALYQQKRYPKLCAVNPKKPMQYGEKAYMLPRDDLSWKLYVDQWLHLAKATGEYQKIIDKWLAANK; from the coding sequence ATGAAAAAGCTACTCCCTCTCGCTCTGCTGGTCGCCGCCGGGAGCGCCAGCGCCCAATCCCATCTGGACAAGGTGGTGCAGCAAAAAACGCTGGAAGTCTGCACCACCGGCGACTACAAGCCCTACACCTTCCTGCAGGAGGACGGCAGCTACCGGGGCATCGATATCGACATGGCCGAATCGCTGGCCAAAAGCCTGGGCGCCAAGGTGAAGTGGGTGAAAACCAGCTGGAAAACCCTGACCCCGGACTTCGTCTCCGGCAAGTGCGACATCGCCATGGGCGGCATCTCGGTAACGCTGGAGCGGCAAAAGCAGGTGTTCTTCGCCGACAAGCTGGATACCGACGGCAAGATCCCGCTGGTGCGCTGCACCGACGTGAAGAAATACCGCACTATCGAGCAGATCAACAGGCCGTCGGTGCGCCTGCTGGAGCCGGCGGGCGGCACCAACGAAGCCTTTGTGCACGCCTATCTGCCGAAAGCCAAGCTGACGCTGACCCACGATAACGTCGGTATTTTCCAACAGCTGGTGGACCGCAAGGCGGACGTGATGATCACCGACGCCTCCGAGGCGCTGTATCAGCAGAAACGTTATCCGAAGCTGTGCGCGGTCAACCCCAAGAAGCCGATGCAATACGGCGAGAAGGCCTACATGCTGCCGCGCGACGATTTGAGCTGGAAACTGTATGTGGATCAGTGGCTGCACCTGGCCAAGGCGACCGGCGAGTATCAGAAAATTATCGATAAATGGCTGGCGGCGAACAAGTGA
- the alr gene encoding alanine racemase produces MKAATAVIDRRALRHNLQQVRRQAPQSRLIAVVKANAYGHGLLETAHTLQDADCYGVARIGEALMLRSGGIVKPILLLEGFFSAEDLPVLVANNIDTAVHSIEQLEALERAELARPVPVWMKLDTGMHRLGVRPEQAEAFYRRLCACRNVAQPVNIMSHFSRADEPESDATLKQIACFEQFARGKPGQRSIAASGGTLLWPDAHNEWVRPGIILYGVSPLESASGSQYRLQPAMTLKSSLIAVREHQAGESVGYGGTWVSQRDTRLGVVAMGYGDGYPRSAPTGTPVWLNGREVPIVGRVSMDMISVDLGPDAGDKVGDEAVLWGRELPVERIAACTGISAYELITKLTQRVAMEYIGD; encoded by the coding sequence ATGAAAGCGGCAACCGCTGTAATCGACCGCCGCGCTCTGCGACACAATCTGCAACAGGTGCGCCGCCAGGCGCCGCAAAGCCGCCTGATTGCCGTTGTGAAAGCAAACGCTTATGGACACGGCCTGCTGGAAACGGCCCATACCCTGCAAGACGCCGACTGCTACGGCGTGGCGCGCATCGGCGAAGCGCTGATGCTGCGCTCCGGCGGCATCGTCAAACCGATCCTGCTGCTGGAAGGCTTCTTCTCCGCCGAGGACCTGCCGGTGCTGGTGGCGAACAACATCGACACCGCGGTGCACAGCATCGAACAGCTGGAAGCGCTGGAGCGGGCCGAACTGGCGCGCCCGGTGCCGGTGTGGATGAAGCTGGATACTGGCATGCATCGCCTGGGCGTGCGCCCCGAGCAGGCGGAGGCGTTTTACCGGCGCCTGTGCGCCTGCCGCAACGTGGCGCAGCCGGTCAACATCATGAGCCACTTCAGCCGCGCCGACGAGCCGGAGTCTGACGCTACCCTGAAACAAATCGCCTGCTTCGAACAGTTTGCCCGCGGCAAGCCGGGGCAGCGCTCGATCGCCGCTTCCGGCGGCACCCTGCTGTGGCCGGACGCGCATAACGAGTGGGTGCGTCCGGGCATTATCCTGTATGGCGTTTCGCCGCTGGAGAGCGCCAGCGGCAGCCAGTACCGGCTGCAGCCGGCGATGACGCTGAAGTCCAGCCTGATTGCGGTGCGCGAGCACCAGGCCGGCGAGTCGGTCGGTTACGGCGGCACCTGGGTGAGCCAGCGCGACACCCGATTGGGGGTGGTGGCGATGGGCTATGGCGACGGCTATCCGCGCAGCGCGCCAACCGGCACGCCGGTGTGGCTGAACGGGCGCGAAGTGCCGATCGTCGGGCGGGTGTCGATGGACATGATCTCTGTCGATCTCGGGCCGGACGCCGGCGACAAGGTCGGCGATGAGGCGGTGCTGTGGGGCAGAGAGCTGCCGGTCGAGCGCATCGCCGCCTGTACCGGCATCAGCGCCTACGAACTGATCACCAAGCTGACGCAGCGCGTGGCGATGGAATACATCGGCGATTGA
- the dnaB gene encoding replicative DNA helicase, with translation MAGKKPTNRTNADEARERPRDRQMEGLKMPPHSLEAEQSVLGGLMLDNERWDNVAERVVANDFFSRPHRLIFTEMQRLLEMSKPIDLITLSESLEQKGELDSVGGFAYLAELSKNTPSAANIGAYADIVRERAVVREMISVANEIADAGYDPQGRSSEDLLDLAESRVFQIAENRASKDEGPKGIERILEDTVSRIEQLYQQPHDGVTGVDTGYQDLNKKTAGLQKSDLIIVAARPSMGKTTFAMNLCEHAAMTQEKPVLIFSLEMPGNQIMMRMLASLSRVDQTRIRTGQLDDEDWARISSTMGILLEKRNMYIDDSSGLTPTEVRSRARRIFREHDGLSLIMIDYLQLMRVPALSDNRTLEIAEISRSLKALAKELQVPVVALSQLNRSLEQRADKRPVNSDLRESGSIEQDADLIMFIYRDEVYHENSDLKGIAEIILGKQRNGPIGTVRLTFNGQWSRFDNYAGPQYDDE, from the coding sequence ATGGCAGGAAAAAAACCAACCAACAGAACCAACGCTGACGAAGCCAGAGAACGGCCACGAGATCGCCAGATGGAAGGGCTGAAGATGCCGCCGCATTCGCTGGAGGCCGAGCAGTCGGTGTTGGGCGGTTTGATGCTGGACAACGAACGCTGGGATAACGTGGCCGAACGCGTGGTCGCCAACGACTTCTTCAGCCGTCCGCACCGCCTGATCTTTACCGAGATGCAGCGGCTGCTGGAAATGAGCAAGCCCATAGATCTGATCACCCTGTCCGAATCGCTGGAGCAGAAGGGCGAGCTGGATTCGGTCGGCGGCTTCGCCTATCTGGCCGAGCTGTCGAAAAACACCCCGAGCGCCGCCAACATCGGCGCCTATGCCGACATCGTGCGCGAACGCGCGGTGGTGCGCGAGATGATCTCGGTGGCCAACGAGATCGCCGACGCCGGTTACGATCCGCAGGGGCGCAGCAGCGAAGACTTGCTCGATCTGGCGGAGTCGCGGGTTTTCCAGATTGCCGAAAACCGCGCCAGCAAGGACGAAGGCCCGAAGGGCATCGAACGCATCCTGGAAGACACCGTTTCGCGCATCGAACAGCTGTATCAGCAGCCGCACGACGGCGTGACGGGGGTGGATACCGGCTATCAGGACCTCAACAAGAAAACCGCCGGCCTGCAAAAATCCGACCTGATCATCGTCGCCGCCCGCCCGTCGATGGGTAAAACCACCTTCGCCATGAACCTGTGCGAACATGCGGCGATGACGCAGGAAAAGCCGGTGCTGATCTTTAGCCTCGAGATGCCCGGCAACCAGATCATGATGCGTATGCTGGCGTCGCTGTCGCGCGTCGATCAGACGCGCATCCGTACCGGCCAGCTCGATGACGAGGACTGGGCGCGCATTTCCAGCACCATGGGCATCCTGCTGGAGAAGCGCAACATGTACATCGACGACTCCTCCGGCCTGACGCCAACCGAAGTGCGTTCCCGCGCGCGCCGCATTTTCCGCGAACACGACGGCCTCAGCCTGATCATGATCGACTACCTGCAGCTGATGCGCGTGCCGGCCTTGTCCGACAACCGTACGCTGGAGATCGCCGAAATTTCCCGCTCGCTGAAGGCGCTGGCGAAAGAGCTGCAGGTGCCGGTGGTGGCGCTGTCGCAGCTGAACCGTAGCCTGGAGCAGCGCGCCGATAAGCGCCCGGTCAACTCCGACCTGCGTGAGTCCGGCTCGATCGAGCAGGACGCCGACCTGATCATGTTCATCTACCGTGACGAGGTTTATCACGAGAACAGCGATCTGAAAGGCATCGCTGAAATTATTTTGGGTAAGCAGCGTAACGGCCCGATCGGCACCGTGCGCCTTACCTTTAACGGCCAGTGGTCGCGCTTCGACAACTACGCGGGGCCGCAATACGATGACGAATAA
- a CDS encoding quinone oxidoreductase, producing MAKRIQFSATGGPEVLQYVDFTPRDPAAGEVQVENKAIGINYIDTYVRSGLYAPASLPSGLGTEAAGVVVKVGAGVSAVKPGDRVVYAQSALGAYSEIHNVPEEKVALLPHNLSFEQGAAAFLKGLTVHYLLRQTHEVQPGEVFLFHAAAGGVGLIACQWAKALGARLIGSVGSDEKAALAKQAGAWATINYHKEDIAQRVAELTQGEKVGVVYDSVGKSTWQASLNSLKRRGLMVSFGNASGPVTGVDLALLNQKGSLYVTRPSLNGYITNRAELQYASNELFSLIGSGAIKVEVKEQQKFALADAQRAHQVLESRSTSGSSLLIP from the coding sequence ATGGCAAAGCGCATTCAATTCTCCGCCACCGGCGGGCCGGAAGTGCTGCAATACGTTGATTTCACGCCGCGCGATCCGGCGGCCGGCGAGGTGCAGGTCGAGAATAAGGCGATCGGCATCAACTACATCGACACCTACGTGCGCAGCGGCCTGTACGCCCCCGCCAGCCTGCCGAGCGGGCTGGGCACCGAGGCCGCCGGCGTGGTGGTCAAGGTCGGCGCCGGCGTCAGCGCGGTAAAACCGGGCGACCGGGTGGTGTACGCCCAGTCGGCGCTCGGCGCCTACAGCGAGATCCACAACGTGCCGGAGGAAAAAGTGGCGCTCTTGCCGCACAACCTGAGCTTTGAGCAGGGCGCCGCCGCCTTCCTGAAAGGGCTGACGGTGCACTATCTGCTGCGCCAGACTCACGAAGTGCAGCCGGGCGAAGTGTTCCTGTTCCATGCCGCGGCCGGCGGCGTCGGGCTGATCGCCTGCCAGTGGGCCAAGGCGCTCGGCGCCCGCTTGATCGGCAGCGTCGGCTCGGACGAAAAGGCCGCGCTCGCCAAACAGGCCGGCGCCTGGGCGACCATCAACTACCATAAGGAAGATATCGCCCAGCGAGTGGCCGAGCTGACGCAGGGCGAGAAAGTCGGCGTGGTGTACGACTCGGTAGGGAAAAGCACCTGGCAGGCCTCGCTCAACAGCCTCAAGCGCCGCGGCCTGATGGTCAGCTTCGGCAACGCCTCCGGCCCGGTAACCGGCGTCGATCTGGCGCTGTTGAACCAGAAAGGCTCGCTGTACGTCACCCGTCCTTCCCTCAACGGCTATATCACCAACCGCGCCGAGCTGCAGTACGCCAGCAATGAGCTGTTCTCGCTGATCGGCAGCGGCGCCATCAAGGTGGAAGTGAAGGAACAGCAGAAATTCGCGCTGGCCGACGCGCAACGCGCGCACCAGGTGCTGGAAAGCCGCAGCACCAGCGGCTCCAGCCTGTTGATCCCCTGA
- the pspG gene encoding envelope stress response protein PspG yields the protein MLELFFLVGFVVMLMVTGISLLGVLAALLAAAAFMLLGGLFAMVFKLLPWLILAVVGVWIYRSMQKSPIRRY from the coding sequence ATGTTAGAACTCTTCTTTCTCGTTGGCTTTGTGGTGATGCTGATGGTGACCGGCATTTCGCTGCTGGGCGTGTTGGCCGCGCTGTTGGCGGCGGCGGCCTTCATGCTGCTTGGCGGGCTGTTCGCTATGGTTTTCAAGCTGCTGCCTTGGCTGATCCTGGCGGTGGTGGGCGTGTGGATCTACCGTTCGATGCAGAAGTCCCCGATCAGGCGCTACTGA
- the dusA gene encoding tRNA dihydrouridine(20/20a) synthase DusA has protein sequence MTKDNHAPTYAANRFSIAPMLDWTDRHCRYFHRLLTKETLLYTEMVTTGAIIHGKGDYLAYSEEEHPVALQLGGSDPAALAHCAKLAEQRGYDEINLNVGCPSDRVQNGMFGACLMGQATLVADCIKAMRDAVSIPVTVKTRIGIDEQDSYEFLCDFIATVAGRGECDMFTIHARKAWLSGLSPKENREVPPLDYPRVYRLKRDFPALTIAINGGVKTLEEARQHLQHLDGVMMGREAYQNPGILARVDSELFGARSEVQDSVAIIESLYPYIERELSNGTYLGHITRHILGLFQGVPGARQWRRHLSENAHKPGADVRVVEAALDLVRLPRTEVA, from the coding sequence ATGACGAAAGACAACCACGCCCCAACCTACGCCGCCAATCGTTTTTCCATCGCGCCGATGCTCGACTGGACCGACCGTCATTGCCGTTACTTCCACCGCCTGCTGACCAAGGAAACGCTGCTGTACACCGAGATGGTGACCACCGGCGCGATTATCCACGGCAAGGGCGACTACCTGGCTTACAGCGAAGAAGAGCATCCGGTGGCGCTGCAGCTGGGCGGCAGCGATCCGGCGGCGCTGGCGCACTGCGCCAAATTGGCTGAACAGCGCGGCTATGACGAGATCAACCTCAACGTCGGCTGCCCGTCCGACCGGGTGCAGAACGGCATGTTCGGCGCCTGCCTGATGGGCCAGGCGACGCTGGTCGCCGACTGCATCAAGGCGATGCGCGATGCGGTGTCGATCCCGGTCACGGTCAAGACGCGCATCGGCATCGACGAGCAGGACAGCTATGAGTTCCTGTGCGATTTCATTGCCACCGTCGCCGGCCGCGGCGAATGCGACATGTTCACCATCCATGCGCGCAAGGCCTGGCTCTCCGGCCTCAGCCCGAAAGAGAACCGCGAAGTGCCGCCGCTGGACTACCCGCGGGTGTACCGGCTGAAGCGCGACTTCCCGGCGCTGACCATCGCCATCAACGGCGGCGTGAAGACGCTGGAAGAGGCGCGGCAGCACCTGCAGCACCTGGACGGCGTGATGATGGGCCGCGAGGCTTACCAGAACCCGGGCATTTTGGCGCGGGTCGACAGCGAACTGTTCGGCGCGCGGAGCGAAGTGCAGGACAGCGTGGCGATTATCGAATCGCTGTACCCGTACATCGAGCGCGAGCTGTCCAACGGCACCTATCTGGGCCATATCACCCGCCATATCCTCGGCCTGTTCCAGGGCGTGCCGGGCGCGCGCCAGTGGCGTCGCCACCTGAGCGAGAACGCCCACAAGCCGGGTGCCGACGTGCGGGTAGTGGAAGCGGCGCTGGATCTGGTGCGCCTGCCGCGTACCGAGGTGGCATAA
- the zur gene encoding zinc uptake transcriptional repressor Zur produces the protein MNSTTQEKLLAQAEQLCQQRNVRLTPQRLEVLRLMAQQPGAISAYDLLDLLRVVEPQAKPPTVYRALDFLLEQGFIHRVESANSYVLCHHFEQPMHTSALFICDRCGQVTERTTEGVEDTLQKLAQESGFALRHSVVEAHGLCAGCVEVEACDSKHDCGEHDHSIAIKKK, from the coding sequence ATGAACTCAACCACCCAGGAAAAGCTGCTGGCGCAGGCTGAACAGCTCTGCCAGCAACGCAATGTGCGATTGACGCCGCAACGGCTGGAAGTGTTGCGCCTGATGGCGCAGCAGCCCGGTGCCATCAGCGCTTACGACCTGCTCGACCTGCTGCGCGTCGTCGAACCGCAGGCCAAGCCGCCAACGGTCTACCGCGCGCTGGATTTCCTGCTCGAGCAAGGGTTTATCCACCGGGTGGAATCCGCCAACAGCTATGTGTTGTGCCACCATTTTGAACAGCCGATGCATACCTCCGCGCTGTTTATTTGCGATCGCTGCGGGCAGGTGACCGAACGCACCACCGAAGGCGTAGAAGATACGCTGCAAAAATTGGCGCAAGAGTCAGGGTTCGCGCTGCGCCACAGCGTGGTGGAAGCCCACGGCCTGTGCGCCGGCTGCGTTGAGGTTGAGGCCTGCGACAGCAAGCATGATTGCGGCGAACACGATCACAGCATCGCCATCAAGAAGAAATAG
- a CDS encoding CsbD family protein codes for MNKDQADGNWKQFKGKVKEQWGKLTDDDLAVIEGKREQLVGKIQERYGYQKEAAEKEVKSWEDHNKYRW; via the coding sequence ATGAACAAAGATCAAGCCGACGGTAACTGGAAGCAGTTTAAAGGGAAAGTGAAGGAACAATGGGGCAAGCTGACCGATGACGATCTGGCGGTTATCGAAGGGAAACGCGAACAGCTTGTCGGCAAAATCCAGGAGCGCTATGGCTACCAGAAAGAGGCGGCCGAGAAAGAAGTGAAGTCCTGGGAAGATCACAACAAGTATCGCTGGTAG
- the dinF gene encoding MATE family efflux transporter DinF, which translates to MRLISAFSAFTSDTDKALWRLALPMIFSNITVPLLGLVDTAVIGHLDSPTYLGGVAIGAMATSFLFMLLLFLRMSTTGLAAQALGAQNPQALARAFMQPLLLAVLAGLAIVLLRQPLIDAALGIVGGDAEVLRQARLFLEIRWLSAPAALANMVILGWLLGVQYVRAPVILLIVGNLLNIVLDIWLVMGLGWNVQGAATATAIAEYATLLLGLWLSWRVMRLRGISPPMLQQAWRGNLRRLLALNRDIMLRSLLLQLCFASLTIFGARLGSEVVAVNAVLMNLLTFTAYALDGFAYAVEAHSGHAYGARDDRQLRRIWRAACRQACLVALAFGAAYAVAGQQIVAALTSLPELRALANHYLPWQVALPLVGVWCYLLDGMFIGATRGAEMRNSMAVAAAGYGLTLFSVPLLGNHGLWLALAVFLSLRGLSLGWIWHRHRVRGSWFSAT; encoded by the coding sequence ATGCGCCTGATCTCCGCCTTTTCCGCCTTCACCAGCGACACCGATAAAGCCCTGTGGCGTCTCGCCCTGCCGATGATTTTTTCCAATATTACCGTGCCGCTGCTCGGGCTGGTGGATACCGCGGTGATCGGCCATCTCGATAGCCCGACCTATCTCGGCGGCGTGGCGATCGGCGCCATGGCCACCAGCTTCCTGTTTATGCTGTTGCTGTTCCTGCGCATGAGCACCACCGGCTTGGCCGCACAGGCGCTGGGGGCGCAGAACCCGCAGGCGCTGGCGCGCGCCTTTATGCAGCCGCTGCTGTTGGCGGTGCTGGCCGGGCTGGCCATTGTGCTGTTGCGCCAGCCGCTGATTGATGCGGCGCTGGGGATCGTCGGCGGCGACGCCGAGGTACTGCGGCAGGCGCGGCTGTTTCTTGAGATCCGTTGGCTGAGCGCCCCGGCGGCGCTGGCCAATATGGTGATCCTCGGCTGGCTGCTCGGCGTGCAGTACGTGCGCGCGCCGGTGATCCTGTTGATCGTCGGCAACCTGCTGAACATCGTGCTGGATATCTGGCTGGTGATGGGGCTGGGCTGGAACGTGCAGGGGGCGGCGACGGCGACCGCCATCGCCGAATACGCCACGCTGCTGCTCGGGCTATGGCTGTCGTGGCGCGTGATGCGGCTGCGCGGCATTTCACCGCCGATGCTGCAGCAGGCCTGGCGCGGTAACCTGCGGCGCCTGCTGGCGCTAAACCGCGACATTATGCTGCGCTCGCTGTTGCTGCAGCTGTGCTTCGCCTCTCTGACCATTTTTGGCGCGCGCCTTGGCAGCGAAGTGGTGGCGGTGAATGCGGTGCTGATGAACCTGCTCACCTTTACCGCCTATGCGCTGGACGGTTTCGCTTACGCGGTGGAGGCGCATTCGGGCCACGCCTACGGCGCCCGCGACGACCGCCAGCTGAGGAGGATATGGCGCGCCGCCTGCCGTCAGGCCTGCCTGGTGGCCCTGGCCTTTGGCGCGGCTTACGCCGTTGCCGGCCAGCAGATCGTGGCGGCGCTGACCTCGCTGCCGGAGCTGCGCGCGTTGGCCAATCACTATCTGCCGTGGCAGGTGGCGCTGCCGTTGGTCGGCGTATGGTGCTACCTGCTGGACGGCATGTTTATCGGCGCCACCCGCGGCGCGGAAATGCGCAACAGCATGGCGGTGGCGGCGGCAGGTTATGGGCTCACCTTGTTCAGCGTGCCGCTGCTGGGCAACCATGGGCTGTGGCTGGCACTGGCGGTCTTTCTCTCGCTGCGCGGCCTCTCTCTGGGTTGGATCTGGCATCGCCACCGGGTGCGCGGCAGCTGGTTTTCAGCGACATAG
- the lexA gene encoding transcriptional repressor LexA: MKALTTRQQEVYDLIRDHISQTGMPPTRAEIAMRLGFRSPNAAEEHLKALARKGVIEIVSGASRGIRLLMEDEEGLPLIGRVAAGEPLLAQQHIEGHYKVDPSLFKPNADFLLRVNGMSMRDIGILDGDLLAVHKTQDVRNGQVVVARIEDEVTVKRLKKHGNVVELLPENSEFQPIVVDLRQQNFTIEGLAVGVIRNGDWI; this comes from the coding sequence ATGAAAGCACTAACTACCAGACAGCAAGAGGTCTATGATCTGATTCGCGATCATATTTCGCAGACGGGCATGCCGCCGACGCGTGCCGAGATCGCTATGCGTCTGGGGTTCCGCTCGCCAAATGCCGCCGAAGAACACCTGAAGGCGCTGGCGCGCAAAGGGGTGATCGAGATCGTCTCCGGCGCGTCACGCGGCATCCGCCTGCTGATGGAAGATGAAGAAGGCCTGCCGCTGATCGGCCGGGTGGCCGCCGGCGAGCCGCTGCTGGCGCAACAGCATATCGAAGGCCACTACAAGGTGGATCCTTCGCTGTTCAAACCGAACGCGGATTTCCTGCTGCGGGTCAACGGCATGTCGATGCGCGACATCGGCATTCTGGACGGCGATCTGCTGGCGGTGCACAAGACTCAGGACGTGCGCAACGGCCAGGTGGTGGTGGCGCGCATTGAGGACGAAGTCACGGTCAAACGCCTGAAAAAACACGGCAACGTGGTTGAACTGCTGCCGGAAAACAGCGAATTCCAACCGATCGTGGTCGATCTGCGTCAGCAGAATTTCACCATCGAAGGCCTGGCGGTCGGCGTGATCCGCAACGGCGACTGGATTTAA
- a CDS encoding diacylglycerol kinase has translation MANQATGLTRIIKAAGYSYKGLSAAWQHEAAFRQELVATLLAIILAIWLDVGAIARILLIGSVALVMIVEILNSAIEAVVDRIGSEHHELSGRAKDMGSAAVSLAILLALFVWGSVLWQHFL, from the coding sequence ATGGCGAACCAAGCAACCGGCCTGACCCGTATTATTAAAGCCGCCGGCTACTCTTATAAAGGACTTTCCGCCGCCTGGCAGCACGAGGCGGCGTTCCGCCAGGAGCTGGTGGCGACCCTGCTGGCCATCATACTGGCGATCTGGCTGGATGTGGGTGCGATAGCGCGCATTTTGTTGATCGGATCGGTGGCGCTGGTGATGATCGTCGAGATCCTGAACAGCGCGATCGAGGCGGTGGTCGACCGCATCGGCAGCGAGCATCATGAGCTCTCCGGCCGGGCGAAGGACATGGGGTCGGCGGCGGTGTCGCTGGCGATCCTGCTGGCGCTGTTCGTCTGGGGCTCGGTGCTGTGGCAACACTTCCTTTGA